Proteins co-encoded in one Streptomyces diastaticus subsp. diastaticus genomic window:
- the yczE gene encoding membrane protein YczE, translating to MFLTPRLHERRLPRRLVQLSTGLVLYGVSVALLVRGGLGLEPWGVFQQGLSELSGLSMGVVSIVVGAAVLLLWIPLRQRPGLGTVCNVFVVGVALDATLALLPSTGHLAVRVTLMVTGVVLNGAATGLYIAARFGPGPRDGLMTGLHQVTGGSVRLVRTGIEVLVVVTGFALGGTVGVGTVVYALSIGPLAQWFLRLFAVPATAAPRPAAAADGAILPP from the coding sequence GTGTTCCTCACGCCACGCCTGCACGAGCGCCGGCTCCCCCGCCGCCTCGTCCAGTTGTCCACCGGCCTCGTGCTGTACGGGGTGAGCGTCGCCCTGCTGGTGCGGGGCGGGCTCGGACTGGAGCCGTGGGGGGTGTTCCAGCAGGGCCTGTCGGAGCTGAGCGGGCTGTCGATGGGGGTGGTGTCGATCGTGGTCGGCGCGGCGGTGCTGCTGCTGTGGATACCCCTGCGCCAGCGGCCCGGCCTCGGCACGGTCTGCAACGTCTTCGTGGTCGGTGTCGCGCTGGACGCGACACTGGCCCTCCTCCCCTCCACCGGGCACCTCGCCGTCCGGGTGACGCTGATGGTCACCGGCGTCGTCCTGAACGGAGCAGCGACCGGCCTGTACATCGCCGCCCGGTTCGGTCCCGGTCCGCGCGACGGCCTGATGACCGGCCTGCACCAGGTCACCGGCGGCTCCGTGCGGCTGGTCCGCACCGGCATCGAGGTGCTGGTGGTGGTGACCGGCTTCGCCCTCGGCGGCACCGTCGGCGTGGGCACGGTGGTGTACGCCCTGTCCATCGGGCCGCTGGCCCAGTGGTTCCTGAGGCTCTTCGCGGTCCCGGCCACCGCGGCCCCGCGCCCGGCCGCCGCGGCCGACGGGGCGATACTGCCTCCGTGA
- a CDS encoding SCO1417 family MocR-like transcription factor yields MTQWTSVTGAAQLARLLASQSWQTRTGPGGRRPPAYRALADGVRLLVLEGRVPVAARLPAERELALALAVSRTTVAAAYEALRGEGFLASRRGAGSWTAVPAGNPLPARGLEPLPPEALGALIDLGCASLPAPEPWLTRAVTGALESLPPYAMTHGDYPAGLPDLRATLAERYTRLGIPTMPEQIMVTTGAMGAIDAICHLFAPQGERIAVESPSYANILQLMREAGARLVPVAMADRLRGWDLDRWRQVLRDAAPRLGYVVADFHNPTGALADEEQRRALVEAARSAGTVLVVDETMTELALDPELAPAPDGTSALPRRVCAFDPAGSTVITVGSASKAFWAGMRIGWVRAAPDVIRRLVSARAYADLGTPVLEQLAVHWLLSGGGWEEAVRLRRDQARENRDTLVAAVRRELPDWSFEVPRGGLTLWVRTGGLSGSRIAALGEQVGIRVPSGPRFGVDGAFEGYVRLPFTVGGAVADEAAVRLAAAAQLVREGVRGGAESPRSVVA; encoded by the coding sequence ATGACCCAGTGGACCTCGGTGACCGGTGCGGCACAACTCGCCCGCCTGCTCGCCTCGCAGTCCTGGCAGACCCGTACCGGCCCCGGCGGACGCCGTCCTCCGGCCTACCGCGCCCTCGCCGACGGCGTCCGGCTGCTCGTCCTGGAGGGCCGCGTCCCCGTCGCCGCCCGCCTGCCCGCCGAACGCGAGCTGGCTCTCGCCCTCGCTGTCAGCCGCACCACCGTGGCCGCCGCCTACGAGGCGCTGCGCGGCGAGGGGTTCCTCGCCTCCCGGCGCGGCGCCGGGAGCTGGACGGCCGTCCCGGCGGGCAACCCGCTGCCCGCCCGCGGCCTCGAACCGCTGCCCCCCGAAGCCCTCGGCGCCCTCATCGACCTCGGCTGCGCCTCGCTGCCCGCCCCCGAACCGTGGCTGACCCGCGCCGTCACCGGTGCGCTGGAGTCCCTGCCGCCGTACGCCATGACACACGGCGACTACCCGGCCGGCCTGCCCGACCTGCGGGCCACGCTCGCCGAGCGGTACACGCGGCTGGGCATCCCGACCATGCCCGAGCAGATCATGGTCACCACCGGGGCGATGGGCGCCATCGACGCCATCTGCCACCTCTTCGCCCCGCAGGGCGAGCGCATCGCGGTCGAGTCGCCCAGCTACGCCAACATCCTCCAGCTCATGCGGGAGGCCGGCGCCCGGCTGGTCCCGGTCGCCATGGCCGACCGGCTGCGCGGCTGGGACCTGGACCGCTGGCGCCAGGTGCTGCGGGACGCCGCTCCCCGGCTCGGCTACGTCGTCGCCGACTTCCACAATCCCACCGGTGCCCTCGCCGACGAGGAGCAGCGCCGCGCCCTGGTGGAGGCCGCCCGGTCGGCGGGGACCGTGCTCGTCGTCGACGAGACCATGACCGAACTCGCCCTCGACCCGGAACTCGCCCCCGCCCCCGACGGCACCTCCGCCCTGCCCCGCCGGGTCTGCGCCTTCGACCCGGCGGGCTCCACCGTGATCACGGTCGGCTCCGCGAGCAAGGCCTTCTGGGCCGGGATGCGGATCGGCTGGGTACGGGCGGCTCCCGACGTGATCCGCCGCCTGGTCTCCGCCCGCGCCTACGCCGACCTCGGCACCCCCGTCCTCGAACAGCTCGCCGTGCACTGGCTGCTCTCCGGCGGCGGCTGGGAGGAGGCCGTGCGGCTCCGCCGCGATCAGGCGCGCGAGAACCGCGACACCCTGGTCGCCGCCGTCCGCCGGGAACTGCCCGACTGGAGTTTCGAGGTGCCGCGCGGCGGCCTCACCCTCTGGGTGCGCACCGGGGGCCTCTCCGGTTCCCGCATCGCCGCCCTCGGCGAACAGGTCGGCATCCGCGTCCCCTCCGGCCCGCGCTTCGGCGTCGACGGGGCCTTCGAGGGGTACGTCCGGCTGCCGTTCACCGTCGGGGGGGCGGTGGCCGACGAGGCGGCGGTGCGGCTCGCGGCCGCCGCCCAACTGGTCCGCGAGGGGGTGCGCGGCGGCGCTGAGTCCCCGCGCAGCGTGGTCGCCTGA